One Fusobacterium nucleatum genomic window carries:
- the dut gene encoding dUTP diphosphatase, whose product MKKIQVKVVREKGVELPKYETEGSAGMDVRANIKEPITLKSLERILVPTGLKVAIPEGYEIQVRPRSGLAIKHGITMLNTPGTVDSDYRGELKVIVVNLSNEAYTIEPNERIGQFVLNKIEQIEFIEVEELDSTERGEGGFGHTGK is encoded by the coding sequence ATGAAAAAAATACAAGTAAAAGTTGTTAGAGAAAAAGGTGTAGAATTACCTAAGTATGAAACAGAAGGTTCTGCTGGAATGGATGTTAGGGCAAATATAAAAGAGCCAATAACATTAAAGTCTTTGGAGAGAATTCTAGTTCCTACTGGATTAAAAGTTGCAATTCCAGAAGGTTATGAAATTCAAGTTAGGCCAAGAAGTGGGCTGGCAATTAAACATGGAATAACTATGCTTAATACACCAGGAACTGTTGATAGTGATTATAGAGGAGAATTAAAAGTTATAGTGGTTAATTTAAGCAATGAAGCATATACCATTGAGCCAAATGAGAGAATAGGGCAATTTGTTTTAAATAAAATAGAACAAATTGAATTTATTGAAGTTGAAGAACTGGATAGTACAGAGCGTGGTGAAGGCGGTTTTGGACATACTGGAAAATAA
- a CDS encoding HU family DNA-binding protein — protein MTKKEFVNAFAEKGELKIKDSERLVNAFLETVEDALLKGDGVRFIGFGSWEVKERSAREVKNPQTGKMIKVEAKKVVKFKVGKPLADKVAGQKGAKKATKKK, from the coding sequence ATGACAAAAAAGGAATTTGTAAATGCATTTGCTGAAAAAGGAGAACTAAAGATTAAAGATTCTGAAAGATTAGTAAACGCTTTCTTAGAAACTGTAGAAGATGCTTTATTAAAAGGTGATGGAGTAAGATTTATAGGATTTGGTTCTTGGGAAGTAAAAGAAAGAAGTGCGAGAGAAGTTAAAAACCCTCAAACTGGAAAAATGATCAAAGTTGAAGCTAAAAAAGTAGTTAAATTTAAAGTTGGAAAACCTTTAGCTGATAAAGTAGCTGGACAAAAAGGTGCAAAAAAAGCAACTAAGAAAAAATAA
- a CDS encoding LptF/LptG family permease — protein MKIINKYILDELKGPIILAVFVFTFIFLLDIVVTMMEHIIVKGISVFDVLRLLSFYIPPILTQTIPIGMFLGIMICFTKFSRNSESVAMVSTGMSIRDILKPILAIAIGASIFIIFLQESIIPRSFIKLKYVGAKIVYENPVFQLKEKTFIDNLDEYSIYVDEVDSDGKAKNIIAFEKPEDKSKFPMVLTGEEAFWKDNSIILKESQFVSFDEIGKKNLVGTFDEKRVVLTAYFQDLNIKIKDVEALSIIDLIKGLKKVEATEAIRYKIEIFRKLALVFSTVPLAVIGFCLSLGHHRISKKYSFILAMIIIFAYIIFLNIGIVMATAGKLNPFIATWTPNVLLYLLGYKLYKAKEVRGI, from the coding sequence ATGAAAATAATAAATAAATATATTTTAGATGAGTTAAAAGGTCCAATTATATTGGCAGTCTTTGTATTTACTTTTATTTTCTTATTGGATATTGTTGTAACTATGATGGAACACATAATAGTAAAGGGAATCTCAGTTTTTGATGTTTTAAGATTACTTTCTTTCTATATTCCACCTATACTTACTCAAACTATTCCAATAGGAATGTTTTTAGGAATAATGATATGTTTTACAAAATTTAGTAGAAACAGTGAATCAGTAGCTATGGTATCAACTGGAATGTCTATTAGAGATATTTTAAAGCCAATACTTGCTATAGCAATAGGAGCATCAATTTTTATAATTTTTTTACAAGAAAGTATAATACCTCGTTCTTTCATAAAATTGAAATATGTAGGAGCTAAGATTGTCTATGAAAATCCTGTTTTTCAATTAAAAGAAAAAACTTTTATAGATAACTTAGATGAGTATAGCATATATGTTGATGAAGTTGATTCTGATGGTAAGGCAAAAAATATTATTGCTTTTGAAAAACCAGAGGATAAAAGTAAATTTCCTATGGTACTAACAGGAGAAGAAGCTTTTTGGAAAGATAATTCTATTATTTTAAAAGAATCACAATTTGTTAGTTTTGATGAAATAGGGAAGAAAAATTTAGTAGGAACTTTTGATGAAAAGAGAGTTGTTTTAACAGCATATTTTCAAGACTTAAATATAAAAATAAAAGATGTTGAAGCACTTAGTATTATTGATCTTATTAAAGGTTTAAAAAAGGTTGAAGCAACAGAAGCTATAAGATATAAGATAGAAATTTTTAGAAAATTAGCATTAGTTTTTTCAACAGTTCCTCTTGCAGTTATAGGATTTTGTCTTTCTTTAGGACATCATAGAATATCAAAAAAATATTCATTTATTCTAGCAATGATAATAATATTTGCTTATATTATATTTTTAAATATAGGAATTGTCATGGCAACAGCTGGAAAATTAAATCCATTTATTGCAACTTGGACACCAAATGTACTTTTATATTTATTAGGATATAAATTGTATAAAGCAAAAGAGGTGAGAGGAATATAA
- a CDS encoding RluA family pseudouridine synthase — translation MIEYIIDEEYESVRVDRFLRKHLKNINLSEIYKMLRKGKIKVNNKKISQDYRLILGDIVFIFLPENFKENNEEKFIELSQERKEKLKEMIVFENDSLFVINKLLGDVVHKGSGHDISLLEEFRSYYSNNNINFVNRIDKLTSGLVIGAKNIKTAREIAKEIQSGNIVKKYYILVNGKIEKDDFIIENYLKKDEEKVIVSDVEKDGYKKSITHFKKIKEYNKYTLLEAELKTGRTHQLRAQLNHIGNNIVGDTKYGKNEKEDLMYLFSYYLKIDLYNLEIKLEIPNFFLI, via the coding sequence ATGATAGAATATATAATTGATGAAGAATATGAGAGTGTTAGAGTTGATAGATTTTTAAGAAAGCACTTAAAAAATATAAATCTTTCTGAAATATATAAAATGTTAAGGAAGGGGAAAATAAAAGTTAACAATAAAAAAATCTCCCAAGACTATAGATTAATTTTGGGAGATATTGTATTTATATTTCTACCTGAAAATTTTAAAGAAAATAATGAAGAAAAATTTATTGAACTTAGTCAAGAAAGAAAAGAGAAATTAAAAGAAATGATAGTTTTTGAAAACGATAGTTTATTTGTTATTAATAAATTATTGGGAGATGTTGTTCATAAAGGCAGTGGACATGATATTTCTTTACTTGAAGAGTTTAGAAGTTATTATTCAAATAATAATATAAATTTTGTAAATCGTATAGATAAATTAACATCTGGTTTAGTCATTGGAGCTAAAAATATAAAAACAGCTAGAGAAATAGCCAAAGAAATTCAATCTGGTAATATAGTAAAAAAATATTATATCTTGGTAAATGGAAAGATAGAAAAAGATGACTTTATTATAGAAAATTACTTGAAAAAAGATGAAGAAAAAGTTATAGTATCAGATGTTGAAAAAGATGGATATAAGAAATCTATAACACATTTTAAGAAAATAAAAGAATACAATAAGTATACTTTGTTGGAAGCTGAACTTAAAACAGGAAGAACACATCAATTAAGAGCACAGTTAAATCATATAGGAAATAATATTGTAGGAGATACAAAATATGGAAAAAATGAGAAGGAAGACTTAATGTATTTATTTTCTTATTATTTAAAAATAGATTTATATAATTTAGAAATTAAATTAGAAATACCAAATTTCTTTTTAATTTAA
- a CDS encoding LptF/LptG family permease, protein MIKKMDMYISKYFIKFFLMNIIGFMGVFLLAQTFKIIKYINQGKLAGGEIFDYILNLLPKMFVETAPLSVLLAGLITVSIMASNLEIVSLKTSGIRFLRIVRGPLIIAFVISLFVFFINNSIYTKSLAKINFYRRGEVDETLKLPTTKENAFFINNTDGYLYLMGKINRETGVAENIEIVKFENEISKPKEIITAKSAKFDTEENKWIFSNANIYNVDTKETVTKTEYKSNLYKDDPSNFIRASAEDPRMLTIKELKKTIKEQKNIGEDTRIYLAELAKRYSFPFASFIVAFIGLSVSSKYVRGGRTTMNLIICVVAGYGYYLVSGAFEAMSLNGILNPFIASWIPNILYLIIGIYFMNRAEY, encoded by the coding sequence ATGATAAAAAAAATGGATATGTATATAAGTAAATACTTCATAAAATTCTTTTTAATGAATATAATTGGTTTTATGGGAGTGTTTTTACTTGCACAAACATTTAAAATAATTAAATATATTAATCAAGGTAAACTTGCAGGAGGAGAAATTTTTGATTATATCTTAAATCTATTACCTAAAATGTTTGTTGAAACAGCACCTCTTTCAGTATTACTAGCAGGGCTTATAACTGTAAGTATAATGGCCAGCAACTTAGAAATTGTTTCATTAAAAACATCAGGAATAAGATTTTTAAGAATAGTTAGAGGACCTCTTATTATAGCCTTTGTGATTTCATTATTTGTATTTTTTATAAATAATTCCATCTATACAAAATCACTAGCTAAAATTAATTTTTATAGAAGAGGTGAGGTAGATGAAACTCTAAAATTACCTACAACAAAAGAAAATGCTTTCTTTATAAATAATACAGATGGATATTTATATTTAATGGGAAAAATAAATAGAGAAACTGGTGTTGCAGAAAATATTGAAATTGTTAAGTTTGAAAATGAAATTTCTAAACCAAAAGAGATAATTACAGCAAAGAGTGCTAAATTTGATACAGAAGAAAATAAATGGATTTTTAGTAATGCAAATATTTATAATGTGGATACTAAAGAAACAGTTACTAAAACTGAATATAAATCTAATCTATATAAAGATGACCCAAGTAACTTTATAAGAGCATCAGCAGAAGATCCTAGAATGCTAACAATAAAAGAATTAAAAAAGACTATAAAAGAGCAAAAAAATATAGGTGAGGATACAAGAATATATCTTGCAGAACTTGCTAAGAGATACTCTTTTCCATTTGCTAGTTTTATAGTTGCTTTTATTGGACTTTCAGTAAGTAGTAAGTATGTTAGAGGTGGAAGGACAACAATGAACTTAATTATTTGTGTTGTTGCAGGTTACGGTTATTACTTAGTATCAGGTGCATTTGAAGCTATGAGCTTAAATGGAATATTGAATCCATTTATAGCAAGTTGGATACCTAATATTTTATATTTAATAATAGGTATATATTTTATGAATAGAGCAGAATACTAA
- a CDS encoding NCS2 family permease, with amino-acid sequence MSFLDGYFRITERDSTISREVMGGITTFLAMAYIIIVNPSILSLSGMDKGALITVTCLASFIGTIIAGVWANSPIALAPGMGLNAFFTYTLTLEKQVPWQTALGIVFLSGCFFLILSIGGIRERIANSIPIPLRLAVGGGIGLFIAFIGLKSMGIVVANQATYVGLGEFTKTTCVSIVGLLIITIMEIKKMKGGILLGIIVTTILGIIIGDVSLPEKIISLPPSPAPIMFKLDILSAMKLSLIGPIFSFMFVDLFDSLGTLMSCSKEMGLVNEKGEIKNLGRMLYTDAASTIMGASIGTSTVTAYVESAAGIVAGARTGLAATVTALGFLLSLFFTPLISIVPGYATAPALIVVGIFMFRQVAALDFSDFKILFPAFITIFTMPLTYSISTGLALGFLSYLIVHILVGDFKKINITLVFIGAICLLHLLV; translated from the coding sequence ATGAGTTTTTTGGATGGATATTTTAGGATAACTGAAAGGGATAGTACTATTTCAAGGGAAGTAATGGGAGGAATTACAACATTTTTAGCTATGGCTTATATTATAATTGTAAATCCATCTATCTTATCACTTTCTGGAATGGATAAAGGAGCTTTAATAACAGTAACTTGTTTAGCTTCTTTTATAGGAACAATTATAGCAGGGGTATGGGCTAATTCACCTATTGCACTTGCACCAGGTATGGGACTTAATGCTTTTTTTACTTATACATTAACATTAGAAAAGCAAGTTCCTTGGCAAACTGCATTAGGGATAGTATTTTTATCAGGATGTTTCTTCTTAATATTATCAATAGGTGGTATTAGAGAAAGGATAGCAAACTCTATTCCAATACCATTAAGATTAGCAGTTGGTGGAGGAATAGGATTATTTATAGCATTTATAGGACTTAAATCTATGGGAATAGTTGTTGCAAATCAAGCTACTTATGTAGGACTTGGTGAATTTACAAAAACAACTTGTGTTTCAATAGTAGGACTTCTTATTATAACTATAATGGAAATAAAAAAAATGAAAGGTGGAATACTTTTAGGGATTATTGTTACAACTATATTAGGAATTATTATAGGTGATGTATCATTACCAGAAAAGATAATTTCTTTACCACCTAGTCCAGCACCTATAATGTTTAAATTAGATATTTTATCTGCAATGAAATTATCATTGATAGGTCCAATATTCTCATTTATGTTTGTTGACTTATTTGACTCATTAGGAACTCTTATGAGTTGTTCAAAAGAAATGGGACTTGTAAATGAAAAAGGTGAAATAAAAAATCTTGGAAGAATGCTTTATACAGATGCAGCTTCAACAATAATGGGAGCTTCAATAGGAACATCAACAGTAACAGCCTATGTTGAATCTGCTGCTGGAATTGTAGCAGGAGCTAGAACAGGACTTGCTGCAACAGTAACAGCTTTAGGTTTCTTATTATCATTGTTCTTTACTCCTCTTATTAGTATAGTACCAGGTTATGCAACAGCACCAGCATTAATAGTAGTTGGAATATTTATGTTTAGACAAGTTGCAGCACTTGACTTCTCAGATTTTAAAATTTTATTTCCAGCTTTTATTACAATATTTACTATGCCATTAACTTATAGTATAAGTACAGGTTTAGCACTAGGATTTTTATCATATTTAATTGTTCATATATTGGTAGGAGATTTCAAAAAAATCAATATAACTTTGGTTTTTATTGGTGCGATATGTTTACTTCACCTACTAGTTTAA
- the rodA gene encoding rod shape-determining protein RodA, translated as MQNNTYLKKISKFSVFFIVNILLLFIISLSTIYSATVTKSEPFFIKEIIWFIISIFVFVVVSLVDYRKYYKYSTAIYIFNILMLLSVLVIGTSRLGAKRWIDLGPLALQPSEFSKLFLIFTFSAYLINNYSDRYTGFKAMFMSFLHIFPVFFLIAVEPDLGTSLVIILIYGMLLFLNKLEWKCIATVFITIAALIPISYKFLLKSYQKDRIDTFLNPELDALGTGWNITQSKIAIGSGKIFGKGFLNNTQGKLKYLPESHTDFIGSVFLEERGFLGGSMLLLIYIVLLAQIIYIADTTEDKFGKYVCYGVATIFFFHIFVNMGMIMGIMPVTGLPLLLMSYGGSSLVFSFLILGVVQSVKIHRGNK; from the coding sequence ATGCAAAATAATACATACTTAAAAAAAATATCAAAATTTAGTGTATTTTTTATTGTCAATATATTGTTACTATTTATTATAAGTTTATCTACTATATACAGTGCAACAGTAACTAAAAGTGAGCCTTTCTTTATAAAGGAAATAATTTGGTTTATTATTAGTATTTTTGTATTTGTTGTAGTATCCTTAGTTGATTATAGAAAATACTATAAATACTCAACAGCAATTTATATTTTTAATATACTTATGTTATTGTCTGTATTAGTAATTGGAACATCAAGATTAGGAGCTAAAAGATGGATAGATTTAGGACCATTAGCTTTACAGCCTTCTGAGTTTTCAAAATTATTTTTGATTTTTACTTTTTCAGCTTACCTTATTAATAATTACTCAGATAGATATACAGGCTTTAAAGCTATGTTTATGAGTTTTTTACATATATTTCCTGTATTTTTTCTGATTGCAGTTGAACCAGATTTGGGAACTTCCTTAGTTATTATTTTAATCTATGGAATGTTACTTTTTTTGAATAAACTTGAATGGAAATGTATAGCAACAGTTTTTATTACAATAGCGGCCTTAATACCTATTTCATATAAGTTTTTATTAAAAAGTTATCAAAAAGATAGAATAGATACTTTTTTAAACCCAGAACTTGATGCCTTAGGAACTGGTTGGAATATAACTCAATCAAAAATTGCTATTGGTTCGGGAAAAATATTTGGTAAAGGATTTTTAAATAACACACAAGGAAAATTAAAATATCTTCCTGAGTCGCATACAGATTTTATAGGTTCAGTTTTTCTTGAAGAAAGAGGATTTCTAGGGGGAAGTATGTTGCTTCTTATCTACATTGTTCTTTTAGCACAAATCATTTATATTGCTGATACAACAGAGGATAAGTTTGGAAAATATGTATGTTATGGGGTAGCAACTATTTTCTTTTTCCATATATTTGTAAATATGGGAATGATTATGGGTATTATGCCAGTAACAGGCTTACCATTACTTTTAATGAGTTATGGAGGAAGTTCCTTAGTATTTTCATTTTTAATACTTGGAGTTGTTCAAAGTGTAAAGATACATAGAGGAAATAAGTAA
- a CDS encoding pyridoxamine 5'-phosphate oxidase family protein has product MRKADREIKNKEEIIDIIKRCDVIRLAFNNGDYPYMLPLNFGFEVKNDKVIFYLHSALEGTKVEIMKKDNRASFEMDTKHELQYYEEKGYCTMSYESVIGRGKIRILTEDEKIYALKKLMGHYHKDENTYFNPAAISRTLVYSLEVEEMTAKRK; this is encoded by the coding sequence ATGAGGAAAGCAGATAGAGAAATAAAAAATAAAGAAGAAATAATTGATATTATAAAAAGGTGTGATGTTATAAGACTTGCTTTCAATAATGGTGATTATCCATACATGTTACCTTTAAATTTTGGATTTGAAGTAAAAAATGATAAGGTTATATTTTATCTTCATAGTGCTCTGGAAGGAACTAAGGTTGAAATTATGAAAAAAGATAATAGAGCATCATTTGAAATGGACACTAAACATGAGCTACAATATTATGAAGAAAAAGGATATTGTACAATGTCTTATGAGAGTGTTATTGGAAGAGGAAAAATAAGAATTTTAACAGAAGATGAGAAAATATATGCATTAAAAAAACTTATGGGACATTACCATAAAGATGAAAATACATATTTTAATCCTGCAGCAATAAGTAGAACATTAGTTTATTCACTTGAAGTAGAAGAAATGACTGCAAAGAGGAAATAA
- a CDS encoding CvpA family protein, whose product MYLDILIIIIFILGIFSGIRNGIFVEIISVFGFAVNLLITKIYTPVVLKFLKRSDASFENNYVITYIVTFITVYLVVSMILVFVKKAFKGLKKGFFNKMMGGVAGFVKALIVSLVIILVYTYSTKLAPSLEKYSQGSSAINIFYEIVPTFEAYIPEILVEDFNKNATKKIIEKNINTML is encoded by the coding sequence ATGTATTTAGATATTTTAATTATAATAATTTTTATATTAGGAATATTCAGTGGAATAAGAAATGGTATTTTTGTGGAGATTATCTCAGTATTTGGTTTTGCAGTTAATTTACTTATAACAAAAATATATACACCAGTTGTTTTAAAATTTTTAAAAAGATCTGATGCTTCGTTTGAAAATAACTATGTAATAACTTATATAGTAACTTTTATAACAGTTTATTTAGTTGTATCTATGATATTAGTATTTGTAAAAAAAGCATTTAAAGGTTTAAAGAAAGGTTTCTTTAATAAAATGATGGGAGGAGTAGCTGGCTTTGTAAAAGCATTAATAGTTTCTCTTGTGATAATATTAGTTTATACTTATAGTACAAAATTAGCACCTTCATTAGAAAAATATTCACAAGGAAGCTCTGCAATAAATATATTTTATGAAATTGTTCCAACTTTTGAAGCTTACATTCCTGAAATACTTGTTGAAGATTTTAATAAGAATGCTACCAAAAAAATTATTGAAAAAAATATCAATACAATGTTATAA
- a CDS encoding insulinase family protein, protein MENIKLKKLDNGITLITENLPDISTFSMGFFIKTGAMNETKKESGISHFIEHLMFKGTKNRTAKEISEFVDFEGGILNAFTSRNMTCYYIKLLSSKIDVAIDVLTDMLLNSNFDEESIEKERNVIIEEIKMYEDIPEEIVHEKNVEYALRGIHSNSISGTVASLKKIDRKAILNYLEKHYVAENLVIVASGNIDEKYLYKELNKKMKNFRKSKKEEILDLTYEIKKGKKIVKKPSNQIHLCFTTRGVSSNSKLRYPAAIISNILGEGMSSRLFQKIREERGLAYSVYTYLTRFENCGLLSVYVGTTKEDYKDVIKLIKEEFKNIKENGISERELRKAKNKYESAFTFSLESTGSRMNRLVSMYITYGKIISLDKVREDIEKVTLKDIKKAAEFLFDEQYYSQTIVGDI, encoded by the coding sequence TTGGAAAATATTAAATTGAAAAAGCTTGATAATGGAATAACATTAATAACAGAAAATTTACCAGATATAAGTACATTTAGCATGGGATTTTTTATTAAAACAGGTGCTATGAATGAGACTAAAAAAGAAAGTGGAATTTCTCATTTTATAGAACATTTAATGTTTAAGGGCACAAAAAATAGAACAGCAAAAGAAATTTCAGAATTTGTTGATTTTGAAGGTGGAATCTTAAATGCTTTTACCTCAAGAAATATGACTTGTTATTACATAAAGCTTTTATCTTCAAAAATTGATGTAGCTATTGATGTTCTTACTGATATGTTACTTAATTCAAATTTTGATGAAGAAAGCATTGAAAAAGAAAGAAATGTAATTATAGAAGAAATAAAAATGTATGAAGATATTCCAGAAGAGATAGTACATGAAAAAAATGTTGAGTATGCTTTAAGAGGAATACATTCAAATTCAATATCTGGAACAGTTGCAAGTTTAAAAAAGATAGATAGAAAAGCTATTTTAAACTATTTAGAAAAACATTATGTAGCTGAAAATTTAGTTATTGTTGCCTCTGGAAATATAGATGAAAAATATCTATATAAAGAACTAAATAAAAAAATGAAAAACTTTAGAAAGTCTAAAAAAGAAGAAATATTAGATTTAACTTATGAAATAAAAAAGGGTAAGAAAATTGTAAAGAAACCTTCAAATCAAATACATCTTTGTTTTACCACAAGAGGAGTTTCTTCAAATTCTAAATTAAGATATCCTGCTGCAATAATTTCAAATATTTTGGGTGAAGGAATGAGCTCAAGATTATTTCAAAAAATAAGAGAAGAAAGAGGTCTTGCTTATTCAGTTTATACTTATCTAACGAGATTTGAAAATTGTGGATTACTTTCTGTGTATGTTGGAACTACAAAAGAAGATTATAAAGATGTTATAAAACTTATAAAAGAAGAATTTAAAAATATTAAAGAAAATGGTATATCAGAAAGAGAATTAAGAAAAGCTAAGAATAAATATGAAAGTGCCTTTACATTTAGTTTAGAAAGTACAGGTTCAAGAATGAATAGACTAGTTTCAATGTATATAACTTATGGAAAAATAATAAGTCTTGATAAGGTGAGAGAAGATATTGAAAAGGTTACTTTAAAAGATATTAAAAAGGCTGCTGAATTCTTATTTGATGAACAATATTATTCACAAACAATAGTAGGAGATATTTAA